One part of the Ornithodoros turicata isolate Travis chromosome 2, ASM3712646v1, whole genome shotgun sequence genome encodes these proteins:
- the LOC135383903 gene encoding uncharacterized protein LOC135383903 gives MRLLAVTFLLGALTTGVHSACDEGLARMVLVDCATEATQLKPEFAKAGYWTQVDTSDVSQVRSACCVQKALTRCLRQKLTGECASLSEAMIKKMRAQRKETLRNRWKCDVFTRYC, from the exons ATGAGGCTTCTGGCTGTCACGTTTCTATTGGGTGCGCTCACGA CGGGTGTTCATTCCGCGTGCGATGAGGGCCTCGCTCGGATGGTCTTGGTGGACTGCGCAACCGAAGCAACACAGCTGAAGCCGGAATTTGCGAAAGCTGGGTACTGGACGCAAGTGGACACATCTGATGTGTCCCAAGTGAGGAGTGCATGCTG CGTTCAGAAGGCATTAACAAGGTGCCTCAGACAGAAACTCACCGGGGAGTGTGCATCGCTTAGTGAAGCCATGATCAAGAAGATGCGAGCACAAAGGAAAGAGACTCTGCGTAACCGCTGGAAGTGTGACGTTTTCACACGCTACTGTTGA